A window of Vicinamibacteria bacterium contains these coding sequences:
- a CDS encoding Gfo/Idh/MocA family oxidoreductase, protein MTARRDFLKTTVLGTAGVALGTTARSQARVLGANDRVVVASIGIRGQGNALKRGFARLSGVEIKTLCDVDENLFASRANDPRLADVPTFRPRYEKDLRRVFDDKDVDAVIIATPNHWHALATIWAIQAGKHVFVEKPCSHNVSEGRRMVEAARKYNKIVQVGTMNRSRPAVRDAIRFLHEGGLGKVYLARGLCFKPRPLIGRYPDGPLAQGERYRLNVESKEYEPAWDAAYLAKVDYDLWLGPATARPFNRNHFHYNWHWHWDTGNGDTGNQGPHQFDIARWGLGIATHPLRISSSGGLYETGETSQETPNVQTALFEYEDGRVLEFATRGTATNAEGGQRIGNLFYGTKGWLSIDGDGRDWQSYLGRSEEKGPGSKGTASPGESGSDPLTPTSIESPHYRNFIDAVRAGDPKKLNCDIEEGHISSALPHLANIAYRVGKSLRFDGKTETFPGEAEANRLLTREYRAGFKVPDKI, encoded by the coding sequence ATGACGGCACGACGCGATTTCCTGAAGACCACGGTGCTGGGAACGGCGGGCGTTGCCCTCGGGACTACGGCGCGCAGCCAGGCCCGCGTGCTGGGGGCCAACGACCGGGTGGTGGTGGCCTCGATCGGGATCCGCGGGCAGGGCAATGCCCTCAAGCGGGGGTTCGCCCGCCTTTCCGGGGTCGAGATCAAGACGCTCTGCGACGTGGATGAAAACCTCTTTGCCTCCCGGGCGAACGATCCCCGGCTGGCCGACGTTCCCACTTTCCGCCCCCGCTACGAGAAGGACCTGCGCCGGGTCTTCGACGACAAGGACGTGGACGCGGTGATCATCGCCACCCCCAACCATTGGCACGCCCTGGCCACGATCTGGGCCATCCAGGCCGGCAAGCACGTTTTCGTGGAGAAGCCGTGCTCGCACAACGTCAGCGAGGGCCGCCGGATGGTGGAGGCGGCGCGCAAGTACAACAAGATCGTCCAGGTCGGAACCATGAACCGCAGCCGGCCGGCGGTGCGGGACGCCATCCGCTTCCTCCACGAGGGTGGCCTGGGCAAGGTCTACCTGGCCCGCGGGCTCTGCTTCAAGCCCCGCCCGCTGATCGGCCGCTACCCGGACGGCCCCCTCGCTCAAGGAGAGCGCTACCGCTTGAACGTCGAGTCGAAGGAGTACGAGCCCGCCTGGGACGCCGCCTACCTGGCCAAGGTCGACTACGATCTCTGGCTAGGGCCCGCGACCGCCCGTCCCTTCAACCGGAACCACTTCCACTACAACTGGCACTGGCACTGGGACACCGGCAACGGCGACACCGGCAACCAAGGCCCCCACCAGTTCGACATCGCGCGCTGGGGCCTGGGCATCGCCACTCATCCTTTGCGGATTTCCTCCTCCGGCGGCCTCTACGAGACGGGGGAGACCTCGCAGGAGACCCCGAACGTCCAGACTGCGCTCTTCGAGTACGAGGACGGTCGGGTGCTCGAGTTCGCGACCCGGGGGACGGCGACGAACGCGGAGGGCGGCCAGCGCATCGGAAACCTCTTCTACGGGACAAAGGGCTGGCTCTCCATCGACGGCGACGGCCGGGATTGGCAAAGCTATCTGGGCAGGAGCGAGGAAAAAGGGCCGGGCTCGAAGGGCACGGCATCCCCCGGGGAGAGCGGCAGCGACCCCCTGACGCCAACCAGCATCGAGTCCCCGCACTACCGGAACTTCATCGACGCCGTGCGCGCGGGAGACCCCAAGAAGCTCAACTGCGACATCGAGGAGGGCCATATCTCCTCCGCCCTCCCCCACCTCGCCAACATCGCCTACCGCGTCGGAAAAAGCCTCCGGTTCGACGGGAAGACGGAGACCTTTCCGGGGGAGGCGGAAGCAAACCGCCTCCTCACCCGCGAATACCGGGCGGGGTTCAAGGTGCCGGACAAGATCTAG
- a CDS encoding DUF2264 domain-containing protein has protein sequence MSEPFPRRGFLGALAGVALSAARAPVVPGVPPPTEAGDREYWVGLARRLADPILTNLANGTLRARMPVEEAAGSGRGAVTHLEAFGRLLAGLAPWLELADDSSAEGALRAQYASLARRALASAVDPSSPDFLNFTRERQPLVDAAFLAQGLLRAPRALTESLDSAVRGNLVRALESTRGIQPAFSNWLLFPAMVEAGLAQLGAWWDPVRVDYALHEHQQWYKGDGIYGDGPDFHWDYYNSFVIQPMLLDILDARGSAAPAWQAMKGPALARARRHAVQLERLICPEGTFPAIGRSLAYRVGAFHLLAQVALRRELPPTVAPPQVRSALTAVMRRSLDAAGTFDDQGWLRIGFSGHQPGVGERYISTGSLYLCAVGLLPLGLPPGDVFWSAPSQAWTSKRAWSGQEFPIDTALSE, from the coding sequence ATGAGTGAGCCTTTCCCCCGCCGTGGATTCCTGGGAGCCCTAGCGGGCGTTGCCCTTTCCGCGGCGCGCGCGCCCGTGGTCCCTGGGGTCCCCCCGCCTACCGAGGCGGGCGACCGTGAATACTGGGTAGGACTGGCCCGACGGCTCGCCGATCCCATTCTCACCAACCTCGCGAACGGTACCCTGAGGGCGCGGATGCCCGTGGAGGAGGCGGCGGGCTCTGGACGAGGCGCGGTGACGCACCTGGAGGCGTTCGGCCGCCTGCTTGCGGGCCTGGCCCCCTGGCTCGAGCTTGCGGACGACAGCAGTGCGGAGGGCGCCCTCCGCGCACAGTACGCGAGCCTGGCCCGGCGCGCCCTGGCCAGCGCCGTTGACCCCTCCTCCCCCGACTTCTTGAACTTCACGCGCGAGCGCCAGCCGCTGGTGGACGCCGCCTTCCTCGCCCAGGGCCTGTTGCGCGCGCCGCGCGCCCTCACCGAGAGCCTCGACTCCGCCGTGCGGGGGAACCTCGTGCGCGCGCTCGAGTCAACGCGCGGCATCCAGCCCGCCTTCAGCAACTGGCTTCTCTTCCCGGCCATGGTGGAGGCGGGCCTGGCCCAGCTGGGGGCATGGTGGGACCCGGTGCGGGTGGACTACGCCCTGCACGAGCACCAGCAGTGGTACAAGGGCGACGGCATCTACGGAGACGGGCCCGACTTCCACTGGGACTACTACAACAGCTTCGTCATCCAGCCCATGCTGCTCGACATCCTCGACGCGCGTGGATCGGCGGCCCCCGCCTGGCAGGCCATGAAAGGCCCGGCCCTGGCCCGGGCCCGACGCCACGCCGTCCAGCTCGAGCGGCTGATCTGCCCTGAGGGGACCTTCCCCGCCATCGGCCGCTCCCTGGCCTACCGGGTGGGGGCGTTCCACCTGCTGGCCCAGGTCGCCCTCCGCCGCGAGCTGCCTCCGACGGTTGCCCCTCCGCAGGTCCGGTCGGCCTTGACCGCGGTGATGCGACGCTCGCTGGATGCGGCCGGCACGTTCGATGACCAGGGATGGCTGCGGATTGGCTTCAGCGGGCATCAGCCCGGTGTTGGCGAGCGGTACATCTCGACGGGAAGCCTCTATCTTTGCGCGGTCGGCCTCCTTCCCCTCGGCCTCCCGCCCGGGGACGTCTTCTGGTCCGCGCCCTCCCAGGCATGGACCTCCAAGCGGGCGTGGTCGGGGCAGGAGTTCCCTATTGACACTGCCCTCTCCGAGTGA
- a CDS encoding aldo/keto reductase, translating into MTLKKRRLGKSDLEITAVGFGAWAAGGGGWAFGWGPQDDAASRAAMRRAVSLGVNWIDTAAVYGLGHSEELVGQVLRELPGRERPYVFTKCGLQWDPQHPMVQARRSLHPDLIARECEDSLRRLGVERLDLFQCHWPDAGGVATEDSWAAMVKLVEQGKVRAIGVSNFRVPLLERCASLRSVDSLQPPFSLIQRAAAAEEIPWCAAHGTGVIVYSPMQSGLLTDRFTAESVAAMAADDWRRRGSEFQPPRLHANLALRDALRPLAARLGVSVAALAVAWTLSWPGVTGAIVGARSPEQVDGWIGSADLALHADELDAIAALVAGTGAGKGPTRPPS; encoded by the coding sequence CTGACCCTGAAGAAGCGGCGACTCGGGAAAAGCGATCTCGAAATCACCGCCGTTGGCTTCGGGGCTTGGGCGGCGGGGGGCGGGGGCTGGGCCTTCGGTTGGGGGCCCCAGGATGACGCCGCCTCGCGCGCCGCCATGCGCCGAGCCGTGAGCCTCGGCGTCAACTGGATTGACACCGCGGCCGTGTACGGCCTCGGGCACTCCGAGGAACTCGTGGGCCAGGTCCTCCGCGAGCTGCCCGGCCGCGAGCGGCCCTACGTCTTCACCAAGTGTGGCCTGCAGTGGGACCCCCAGCACCCCATGGTGCAGGCCCGGCGCAGCCTTCATCCTGACTTGATTGCCCGCGAATGCGAGGACTCCCTGCGCCGGCTCGGCGTGGAGCGGCTCGACCTTTTCCAGTGCCACTGGCCCGATGCGGGCGGGGTGGCGACCGAGGATTCGTGGGCGGCCATGGTGAAGCTGGTCGAGCAAGGCAAGGTGCGCGCCATCGGCGTCTCCAACTTCCGCGTCCCCCTCCTCGAACGGTGCGCTTCCTTGCGGAGCGTGGACTCTCTGCAGCCCCCCTTCTCGCTCATCCAGCGCGCGGCGGCCGCGGAGGAGATTCCCTGGTGCGCCGCCCACGGTACTGGCGTCATCGTCTACAGCCCCATGCAGTCGGGCCTCCTCACCGACCGCTTCACCGCGGAGAGCGTGGCCGCCATGGCCGCGGATGATTGGCGACGCCGGGGGAGCGAGTTCCAGCCCCCGCGGCTCCATGCGAATCTCGCCTTGCGCGACGCCCTCCGACCCCTGGCCGCGCGGCTCGGGGTCTCCGTGGCTGCGTTGGCCGTGGCCTGGACCCTCTCCTGGCCGGGCGTCACCGGCGCCATTGTGGGCGCCCGCTCCCCGGAGCAGGTGGACGGCTGGATCGGAAGCGCGGACCTCGCTCTGCACGCCGACGAGCTGGACGCGATCGCCGCCCTCGTCGCGGGCACAGGAGCGGGAAAGGGGCCGACCCGGCCCCCGTCCTGA
- a CDS encoding putative oxidoreductase C-terminal domain-containing protein: MRRWVFLTAMPALALGAAGAAGPEGGPEAPVRLITLDPGHFHAALIQKDTYPEVSDTVHVYAPLGPDLIAHLSRISQFNQRGEHPTRWRMEIHTGPDFQEKMLKERPGNVVVLSGRNQGKIDRILACLNAGLNVLADKPWIIAAANLPKLEAALDTAEAKGLVAYDVMTERYEITTILQKELLADAAVSGGIVSGTEQEPAVFMESVHQLMKTVAGVPNLRPAWFFDTGEQGEALADVGTHLVDLVPWMLFPQQPLDYRRDIRLLSARGWPTVLTRADFERVTGDRGFPPILAPWLKGDELRYRANTHVSYTLRGVHVQLRVRWNYEPPEGSGDTHFAVVRGSRARLEVRQGPDQKYRTELYVVPARAADKGVVRTALERRLAQLQARFPGLGIEDQGQEIRVLVPDGLRTNHESHFAQVTARFLAYLKDPRSVPAWEKANMLAKYFVTTGGTELSRSAAP, translated from the coding sequence ATGCGCCGCTGGGTGTTCTTGACCGCGATGCCCGCGCTTGCCTTGGGCGCCGCCGGTGCTGCGGGTCCGGAAGGAGGGCCCGAGGCGCCCGTCCGCCTCATCACCCTCGATCCCGGGCACTTTCACGCGGCCCTCATCCAGAAGGACACGTATCCGGAGGTGTCGGATACGGTCCACGTGTACGCCCCCCTCGGCCCGGACCTCATCGCGCACCTCTCGCGGATCTCCCAGTTCAACCAACGCGGGGAGCACCCCACCCGCTGGCGCATGGAAATCCACACCGGCCCGGACTTTCAGGAGAAGATGCTCAAAGAACGCCCGGGTAACGTGGTGGTCCTTTCCGGTCGCAACCAGGGCAAGATCGACCGCATCCTGGCCTGCCTGAACGCGGGGCTCAACGTGCTCGCAGACAAGCCCTGGATCATCGCGGCCGCCAACCTTCCCAAGCTGGAGGCGGCGCTGGACACCGCGGAAGCGAAGGGCCTCGTCGCCTACGACGTGATGACCGAGCGGTACGAGATCACGACCATCCTACAAAAGGAGCTCTTGGCCGATGCCGCGGTGAGCGGAGGCATCGTGAGCGGCACCGAACAGGAGCCGGCAGTCTTCATGGAGAGCGTCCACCAGCTCATGAAGACCGTGGCCGGAGTGCCCAACCTGCGCCCGGCCTGGTTCTTCGACACGGGCGAGCAGGGAGAGGCCCTGGCCGACGTCGGCACCCATCTCGTGGACCTAGTTCCGTGGATGCTATTCCCGCAGCAGCCCCTGGACTATCGTCGGGATATCCGTCTGCTCTCGGCCCGGGGCTGGCCAACCGTCCTCACCCGCGCCGACTTCGAGCGGGTAACGGGGGATAGAGGCTTTCCCCCCATCCTGGCCCCCTGGCTCAAGGGCGATGAGCTTCGATACCGCGCCAACACGCACGTGTCCTACACGCTGCGCGGCGTCCACGTGCAGCTTCGGGTGCGCTGGAACTATGAGCCTCCCGAGGGCTCCGGCGACACTCACTTCGCGGTCGTCCGGGGAAGCCGGGCCCGGCTCGAGGTGCGGCAGGGCCCCGACCAGAAATACCGGACCGAGCTTTACGTCGTCCCCGCGCGCGCGGCGGACAAGGGAGTGGTGCGGACCGCCCTCGAGAGGAGGCTCGCCCAGCTTCAAGCGCGCTTCCCCGGCCTGGGGATCGAGGATCAGGGCCAGGAGATCCGGGTCCTGGTGCCCGACGGCCTGCGAACGAACCACGAGTCCCACTTCGCACAAGTGACGGCCCGTTTCCTGGCCTACCTAAAGGACCCCCGGAGCGTACCCGCCTGGGAGAAGGCCAACATGCTCGCCAAGTACTTCGTCACCACCGGGGGCACGGAGCTGAGCCGCTCCGCAGCTCCTTAA
- a CDS encoding carboxypeptidase regulatory-like domain-containing protein — translation MKRSRWACRFLVLGLPLVAAVLCLAPPPLGAQAVTGTVLGTVRDSSGGALAGASVTLVNEGTGFSRTVVTDASGEYAAPLMPTGDYTVTCEMSGFKKVTVANVHVGVDQKVKTDVKLELGQMSEAVTIQAETPLIQTSSSELGTTVANTQIEALPLNGRNFVSLTRTIPGVLRPPPGANIDGAGSLAWRAGSGFSANGQRARDNSYLLDGVDNNETWLQTVVVFPSIEALDEFKMQTSTYSAEFGKSLGGVVNIQIKSGANQVHGDAFDFERNSALDANNFFNNRAGRAKPEFKQHQFGATLGGPIISDRAFFFADYQGTRINQGQTYVSTVPSDLMRQGNFSEINRVIYDPLTGQPFPGNIIPTSRFDPASANIINQLYPQANSAGTRASNGQTISNYVINPVLERQDNQFDVKLDDNISSNNHAFVRYSFEKTHRFLPATLPHGDAGFTFGAGNGNIKAQSLAFNDAHSFSPSLINEFRFGWSAVSFLNTPIDYGTNPASAVGIPGINLNQSTSAMTQLLFRGSGGARDLGANSNVPLITNQNDFQIFDSITRVSGRHTMKAGGSITWRSREILNADTIVGQFVFDNNPTSNCGGILSGCKVNSATGFDVASFLLGYASQKNRNLFDAKTYTEKRPEYALYTQDDWRATSKLTLNMGLRWDLFVPWVEANDRQSNFDVTTGKFVLASPNAVMGGVNVGRYLQTYSNTDFGPRFGFAYDLTGDGKTVLRGGVGVFWNFTPGGTSSSKAQNPPFLQSTALRNGSFGINLKVSDGLPLPPGVNPNLPPAGSTRSVFDRDFRDAYSTNFNINVQRQLGRDYVLEVAYVGSRARQMLVKTNENQAPPVLGVTNPNINRPFFSIDPALGDLGTVSSIGFLNYNGLLVKFQRRFANGFSFMNSYTYGLAIDLASDNDGGVALTNTYNPAYNRGPADYDVKHTFVSNWIYALPFGKESKWGGWQVSGILYARTGRALTITQSQAVLSTGTNASQQQNNRPNRIGDGRAANPTIDQWFDPTAFQMVPETTATYGNAGRNIMRGPGYFDIDLNLVKLTKFGRVEHELRVEAFNILNHPAFADPGTTFGTSSFGVISAMLANPACATCGTTERQIQLSMKLRF, via the coding sequence ATGAAGAGAAGCCGATGGGCCTGCAGGTTCCTCGTCCTTGGCTTGCCCCTGGTGGCCGCGGTGCTGTGCCTCGCGCCCCCTCCGCTGGGGGCGCAGGCGGTCACCGGCACCGTCCTGGGCACGGTGCGGGATTCCAGCGGCGGCGCGCTCGCCGGCGCCAGCGTCACCCTGGTCAATGAGGGGACGGGGTTCTCGCGGACCGTCGTTACGGACGCGAGTGGAGAGTACGCAGCCCCGCTCATGCCGACGGGCGACTACACCGTTACCTGCGAGATGAGCGGCTTCAAGAAGGTGACCGTCGCCAACGTCCATGTCGGCGTCGACCAGAAGGTAAAAACCGACGTCAAGCTCGAGCTGGGCCAGATGTCGGAGGCGGTCACGATCCAGGCCGAGACCCCCCTCATCCAGACGAGCAGCTCCGAACTGGGGACTACGGTCGCGAACACACAGATCGAGGCCCTCCCCTTGAACGGGCGCAACTTCGTGAGCCTGACGCGCACCATCCCGGGCGTGCTGCGGCCGCCCCCGGGTGCGAACATCGACGGCGCGGGTTCGCTGGCCTGGCGGGCGGGATCCGGCTTCTCGGCCAATGGCCAACGCGCGCGCGACAACAGCTACCTGCTCGACGGCGTCGACAACAACGAGACCTGGCTCCAAACCGTCGTGGTCTTCCCGAGCATCGAAGCCCTCGACGAGTTCAAGATGCAGACGAGCACTTACTCGGCCGAGTTCGGCAAGTCGCTGGGCGGCGTCGTGAACATCCAGATCAAGTCCGGAGCGAATCAGGTCCACGGCGACGCCTTCGATTTCGAGCGCAACTCCGCCCTGGACGCGAACAACTTCTTCAACAACCGCGCGGGACGGGCCAAACCCGAGTTCAAGCAGCACCAATTCGGCGCGACCCTGGGGGGGCCGATCATCAGCGACCGGGCCTTCTTCTTCGCCGACTACCAGGGCACCCGAATCAACCAGGGCCAGACCTACGTCTCGACCGTCCCCTCAGACCTCATGCGGCAGGGAAACTTCTCGGAGATCAACCGGGTGATCTACGACCCCCTCACGGGCCAGCCGTTCCCGGGGAATATCATTCCCACCAGCAGGTTCGACCCCGCCTCCGCCAACATCATCAACCAGCTCTACCCGCAGGCCAACTCGGCGGGAACGCGCGCCAGCAACGGGCAAACCATCAGCAACTACGTCATCAACCCCGTGCTGGAGCGGCAGGACAACCAATTCGATGTCAAGCTCGACGACAACATCTCCAGCAACAACCACGCCTTCGTCCGCTACAGCTTCGAGAAGACACACCGCTTCCTGCCCGCCACATTGCCCCACGGCGACGCCGGCTTCACCTTCGGAGCCGGCAACGGAAACATCAAGGCCCAGAGTCTTGCCTTCAACGACGCCCATTCGTTCAGCCCGAGCCTCATAAACGAATTCCGTTTCGGTTGGAGCGCGGTGAGCTTCCTCAACACCCCCATCGACTACGGGACCAACCCCGCCTCCGCGGTGGGCATCCCCGGCATCAACCTCAACCAGTCCACGTCCGCCATGACGCAGTTGCTCTTCCGCGGCTCGGGCGGGGCGCGCGACCTCGGCGCCAACAGCAACGTGCCCCTCATCACGAACCAGAACGATTTCCAGATCTTCGACAGCATCACGCGGGTCTCGGGACGACACACCATGAAGGCGGGCGGGAGCATCACCTGGCGCTCACGGGAGATCCTGAACGCGGACACGATCGTCGGCCAGTTCGTCTTCGACAACAACCCGACGTCCAACTGCGGCGGCATCCTGAGCGGGTGCAAGGTGAACTCGGCAACCGGGTTCGACGTGGCCAGCTTCCTGCTCGGATACGCCAGCCAGAAGAATCGGAACCTCTTCGACGCCAAGACCTACACCGAGAAGCGGCCCGAGTACGCCCTCTACACGCAGGACGACTGGCGGGCGACGAGCAAACTTACCCTGAACATGGGATTGCGGTGGGACCTCTTCGTGCCCTGGGTGGAAGCGAACGACCGGCAGTCCAACTTCGACGTGACCACCGGCAAGTTCGTGCTCGCCTCCCCGAACGCCGTGATGGGTGGCGTCAACGTGGGCCGCTACCTCCAGACCTACTCGAACACGGACTTCGGGCCGCGCTTCGGGTTCGCCTACGACCTGACCGGCGACGGCAAGACCGTACTCCGCGGAGGTGTGGGCGTCTTCTGGAACTTCACGCCCGGAGGGACGTCCTCGTCGAAGGCCCAGAATCCGCCGTTCCTTCAGTCCACCGCGCTGCGGAATGGCAGCTTCGGGATCAACCTGAAGGTCTCGGACGGCCTGCCGCTGCCTCCGGGCGTCAACCCGAACCTTCCCCCCGCCGGCTCCACGCGGTCGGTCTTCGATCGCGACTTCCGCGACGCCTATTCGACCAACTTCAACATCAACGTGCAGCGGCAGCTCGGTCGGGACTACGTATTGGAGGTCGCCTACGTGGGCTCGCGCGCCCGGCAGATGCTGGTCAAGACGAACGAGAACCAGGCCCCGCCCGTCCTGGGCGTGACCAACCCCAACATCAACCGGCCCTTCTTCAGCATCGATCCTGCCCTGGGCGACTTGGGGACGGTCAGCAGCATCGGCTTCCTCAACTACAACGGGCTGCTCGTCAAGTTCCAGCGGCGCTTCGCCAACGGCTTCTCGTTCATGAACTCCTACACCTACGGTCTGGCCATCGACCTCGCCTCCGACAACGACGGCGGAGTGGCCCTGACCAACACCTACAACCCGGCCTACAACCGCGGCCCCGCGGACTACGACGTCAAGCACACGTTCGTCTCGAACTGGATCTACGCGCTTCCCTTCGGCAAAGAGAGCAAGTGGGGGGGCTGGCAGGTCAGCGGGATCCTGTATGCGCGGACCGGCCGCGCCCTGACCATCACACAATCGCAGGCCGTACTGTCCACCGGAACCAACGCCAGCCAGCAACAGAACAACCGTCCGAACCGCATCGGCGATGGCCGCGCCGCCAATCCGACCATCGACCAGTGGTTCGACCCGACCGCCTTCCAGATGGTGCCCGAGACCACGGCGACGTATGGCAACGCGGGCCGGAACATCATGCGGGGGCCGGGCTATTTCGACATCGACCTCAACCTGGTCAAGCTCACGAAGTTCGGACGCGTCGAGCACGAGCTCCGAGTCGAGGCCTTCAACATCCTGAACCACCCGGCGTTCGCCGACCCGGGCACCACGTTCGGCACCTCCAGCTTCGGGGTCATCTCCGCCATGCTGGCCAACCCGGCATGCGCCACGTGCGGGACCACGGAGCGGCAGATCCAGTTGTCGATGAAGCTCAGGTTCTAG
- a CDS encoding DoxX subfamily — MTGPQQLALVLLRTLVGWHFFYEGLFKLSWPAWGRDGVPLARWSSAAYLHAATGPLAGLLHGLASSRLLPAVDRILPLALLAVGLSLLLGVFTRAGCVGALLLLGLFYVSAIPTAGVPQAGTEGAYLLVNKNLVEGAAVFVLMAFGTQRIAGLDLLWEGRARPRGQAEGTAT, encoded by the coding sequence GTGACCGGCCCTCAACAGCTCGCCCTCGTGCTGCTGCGCACCCTGGTGGGGTGGCACTTCTTCTACGAGGGCCTGTTCAAGCTCTCCTGGCCGGCCTGGGGCCGCGACGGCGTGCCCCTCGCGCGCTGGAGCTCCGCAGCCTATCTGCACGCGGCCACCGGCCCCCTGGCCGGTCTCTTGCACGGCCTCGCGAGCTCGAGGCTGCTTCCCGCCGTAGACCGCATCCTACCCCTGGCCCTGCTGGCGGTCGGGCTGTCGCTCCTGCTCGGTGTCTTTACGAGGGCGGGCTGCGTGGGGGCGCTGCTCCTGCTGGGGCTCTTCTATGTCTCCGCCATCCCGACCGCGGGCGTGCCCCAGGCGGGGACGGAGGGGGCCTATCTTCTCGTTAACAAGAACCTGGTGGAGGGCGCAGCGGTGTTCGTGCTCATGGCCTTCGGGACCCAGCGCATCGCGGGCCTGGATCTGCTCTGGGAGGGCCGAGCGCGTCCCCGGGGGCAAGCGGAGGGAACGGCTACATGA
- a CDS encoding Gfo/Idh/MocA family oxidoreductase, with amino-acid sequence MNLTPEQQELGRRNFLRALAGTPALVALGAAAALKGPVRGGPVRLGFVGLGAQGRTLLQAADPAFGEVRALCDINPAHLARADEILAKAGKPQARHYEDWREMLQKEDLEAVVMAPPLWLHAEMASGCLEAGKHVLCEKMMAWDLDGCRRMQEAARKSGRILEIGYQRFYNPVYQAAYEGIIKPGLLGDVYVARLVWHRNGNWRRQEEPPAPGYDPSRWGYPTFEKLLNWRLYWRYSKGLLAELGSHQLNTANWFFGGVPEAVMATGGVYRFKDGREVEDHLFATFEYPQGRTAVFSTIESNAYDDYYEMFMGTKATLILRAETEVYLFEEGDKRATGLEVTPKGSGPALEASETRAPDAAGKRGVMATDRTDRRLSYRLEISEFCAAIRVGRPLRCGPDKALGSARACLAAHEAIEKKARVLLA; translated from the coding sequence ATGAACTTGACCCCGGAACAACAGGAGCTGGGGCGGCGCAACTTTCTGAGGGCGCTGGCGGGGACGCCCGCCCTCGTCGCGCTGGGAGCGGCCGCCGCCCTCAAGGGGCCCGTACGCGGGGGCCCCGTCCGGCTGGGTTTCGTGGGCTTGGGCGCCCAGGGCCGCACCCTCCTGCAGGCGGCGGATCCCGCCTTCGGCGAGGTGCGGGCGCTCTGCGACATCAACCCCGCGCACCTGGCCCGGGCGGACGAGATTCTGGCCAAGGCGGGCAAGCCGCAGGCTCGCCACTACGAAGACTGGCGGGAGATGCTCCAGAAAGAGGACCTGGAGGCGGTGGTCATGGCCCCCCCTCTCTGGCTTCATGCCGAGATGGCCTCGGGTTGCCTGGAGGCGGGCAAGCACGTTCTCTGCGAGAAGATGATGGCCTGGGACCTGGACGGCTGCCGGCGCATGCAGGAGGCGGCGCGGAAGAGCGGCCGGATCCTCGAGATCGGCTATCAGCGCTTCTACAACCCGGTCTACCAGGCCGCCTACGAAGGCATCATCAAGCCCGGCCTGCTGGGGGATGTCTACGTGGCCCGCCTCGTCTGGCACCGCAACGGCAACTGGCGGCGCCAGGAGGAGCCGCCCGCTCCCGGCTACGATCCCTCCCGCTGGGGCTATCCCACCTTCGAGAAGCTCCTGAACTGGCGGCTTTACTGGCGCTATTCGAAGGGGTTGCTGGCGGAGCTCGGCAGCCACCAGCTGAACACCGCCAACTGGTTCTTCGGGGGGGTGCCGGAGGCGGTGATGGCGACGGGAGGTGTCTACCGGTTCAAGGACGGGCGGGAGGTGGAAGACCACCTCTTCGCCACCTTCGAGTACCCGCAGGGACGCACGGCCGTCTTCTCGACGATCGAGTCGAATGCCTACGACGACTACTACGAGATGTTCATGGGGACCAAGGCCACGCTCATCCTCCGGGCGGAGACCGAGGTCTACCTGTTCGAGGAGGGGGACAAGAGAGCGACCGGACTCGAGGTCACCCCCAAAGGCTCGGGACCCGCCCTCGAGGCCTCGGAGACCCGGGCCCCCGACGCGGCGGGGAAGCGGGGGGTCATGGCCACGGACCGGACCGACCGGCGGCTCTCCTATCGGTTGGAGATTTCCGAGTTCTGTGCGGCCATTCGCGTGGGCCGGCCCTTGCGCTGCGGCCCCGACAAGGCCCTGGGCTCGGCGCGCGCGTGTCTGGCCGCACATGAGGCCATCGAGAAGAAAGCGCGGGTCCTTCTGGCATGA